The Streptomyces sp. R28 region CCGTCCTCACCCAGGGGCCCGACGAACACGCCGTCACCGACGCCGAGCACGTGCTGCAGGTCGCGCGGCCGAGCGACGGCATGTCCTGGGGGCCCCAGACGGCACTGCCTGCGCTGCACGCCCTCGTGCACGCCGGCCGCCTCGACCTCGCCCGGTCCTGGTGCGACAAACTCCTCGACGACGCCCGGGCCAGGGACCTCGCCGTGGCACAGGCGCTCTACGCCGGGGTGCGCGGCGACATCGCCCTGCGCGAGGGCGACCTCGCCGGGGCCCACGCCCACGCCCGCGACGCGCTCACCCTCATGCCCCCGGGCGGCTGGGGAGTCGCGGTCGGCGTCCCGCTGGGCGTCCTCGTCGAGACGGCGACCAAGCAGGGCAGGCACGAGGAGGCCGCCGCCCACCTCACCCAGCCCGTGCCCGACGCCATGTTCCGGAGCCGCTACGGCCTGCCCTACCTGCACGCCCGCGGCCACCACTTCCTGGCCACCGACCGGCACTACGCCGCGCTCGCGGACTTCCTCTCGTGCGGCGAGCTGATGAACGAGTGGGGCATCGACCAGTCGGTGCTCGTGCCATGGCGTACCAGTGCCGCCGAGGCGTGGCTGCGGCACGGCAAGAACCGCGACGAGGCCAAACGGCTCCTCAACGAACAGCTCGCCCGGCTCGGCCCGGAGACCTCGCGCACCCGCGGCGTGGCCCTGCGCCTGCTCGCGGCAACCACCGCGGCCCAGCACCGGCCCCGGCTGCTCGACGAGGCCGTCGCCGTCCTGGAGGAGTGCGGCGACCAGTACGAACTCGCCCGCGCACTGGGCGACTTGAGCAACGCGCACCAGGCGCTGCGCGAGCACCGGCGGGCCTGGAGCGTCGCCCGGCGCGCCTGGCACGTGGCGAACGTGTGCGACGCGACGGCGCTGCGCGACGAACTCCTGCCCAGCCGGCGCGGGCCCGACGACGAGTCACCCGAGGAACAGCCGCCGACCGACCCGATCTCCCGGCTCACCGATGCGGAGAGGCGGGTGGCGGCGCTCGCCGCGGTCGGCCTCACCAACCGGGAGATCGCCGGCAAGCTGTTCATCACCCCGAGCACCATCGAGCAGCACCTCACCCGGGTCTACCGCAAACTCAACGTGAAGTACCGCAAGGACCTGCCGACCGGCCTGCACAGCCATCTGCCGGACACGGCCTGAACCGTCTCAGACCAGGTGCAGCTGCTCGCGCAGTTCACCGACCAGCACCGACAGGTCGGCACGGTCCCCGGCGAACCCGAACACATAGTGGTCCGGCCGCACCAGCACCCCCGTCTGGCGGGTCTGCGCCAGGTAGGGCAGATACGTCCGCTGCACGTCCACCACTTCGTGATCCCGCGCCCGCTTCGGCGGGATCCCCGCCGGCAGGACCCGGACCAGGCGCGTCCCGATCGACTTGAGGAAGTCGAGGTCGTCCTCGGACAGCGTCTCGTACGGGTCGACGGTCGTGATCAGCTGGAAGCCCCGGCCGACCACCTCGTCGAAGCGGTCCTTGACCGTGCCGCGCGCCACCACGCCCTGCGGCGACAGCTCACCGGCCCGCGGCGCCACCGACCCCGAGGCGTCACGGCGTACGACGCCGTCCTCCAGGGCGAACCACGACGGTGACAGCGACGGCGCGTCGGGCCGGGAGTGCAGGCCGATCAGATAGGCGTCGCGGCGTGCGGCGGCCGCGTGGTCGAGTTCGGAGACGATCCTGCCGACCTCGATGGACATGTCGATGGTGTGCCGCACCTGCCGGGACCGCTCCGCCTGGTACACGTCGAGCAGCGTGTCGCGGGCCGTGCCGCGCAGCACGAGGTCCAGCTTCCACGCCAGGTTCGCCGCGTCCCGGATGCCCGAGCACATGCCCTGCCCCGCGAACGGCGGCATCAGGTGCGCTGAGTCACCGGCCAGCAGCAGCCGTCCGGCCCGCCAGCTGTCGGCGAGGGCCGCCTGGAACGTGTAGACGATGTTGCGGGTCAGATCGGCGTTCTCGGGCGTCACGTCGTACGGTGCGAGCAGTTGCCACATGCGTTCGTGGGTGCTGAGCTCCTCGACCGACTCGCCCGGCAGCCGCATGAACTCCCAGCGGCGGTGGCCCCGGCCGGAGGCGACGATCGTGGTCGGCCGGTTCGGATCGCAGATCTGGACGTCGTTGGGGCGGAACGAGCGCGGCTCGTGGAACACGACGTCGACGAGCAGCCAGTCGTGCGCGAAGCCGAGGTCGGTCAGCTTCGCGCCCATGGCGTCGCGCACGAAGCTGTTCGCGCCGTCGCATCCGACGACGTACGACGCCGTGACCCGCCCGTCCGCCGGCCCGCCGGCGCCCGGGGCGGTGATCTCGACATGGTCGCCGTGGTCGGTGATCTGCCGCGCCTCGTGCCCGAACAGGGCGGTGACGTTCGGCAGTTCGGCGACGTGCGCGCGCAGCGCCTTCTCGAACGTCGGCTGATGCATGACGGTGGCGATCGGCCAGCCGTCGCGGCCGGGCTCGTACGGTGCCTCGAAGCTGAACAGCTCCCGGCCCGCGCCGTTCTGGAACATGTACTGCCCGAGCGGCTCGCCCAGTT contains the following coding sequences:
- a CDS encoding bifunctional 3-(3-hydroxy-phenyl)propionate/3-hydroxycinnamic acid hydroxylase translates to MMPSSAARSGPAASGLTADVAVVGCGPVGLVLSILLAHRGWQVVILEKYENQYPFPRVVAFDGETARTFATAGIGAELMELGEPLGQYMFQNGAGRELFSFEAPYEPGRDGWPIATVMHQPTFEKALRAHVAELPNVTALFGHEARQITDHGDHVEITAPGAGGPADGRVTASYVVGCDGANSFVRDAMGAKLTDLGFAHDWLLVDVVFHEPRSFRPNDVQICDPNRPTTIVASGRGHRRWEFMRLPGESVEELSTHERMWQLLAPYDVTPENADLTRNIVYTFQAALADSWRAGRLLLAGDSAHLMPPFAGQGMCSGIRDAANLAWKLDLVLRGTARDTLLDVYQAERSRQVRHTIDMSIEVGRIVSELDHAAAARRDAYLIGLHSRPDAPSLSPSWFALEDGVVRRDASGSVAPRAGELSPQGVVARGTVKDRFDEVVGRGFQLITTVDPYETLSEDDLDFLKSIGTRLVRVLPAGIPPKRARDHEVVDVQRTYLPYLAQTRQTGVLVRPDHYVFGFAGDRADLSVLVGELREQLHLV